The following DNA comes from Streptomyces pristinaespiralis.
TCGAAGTGGACGAGCGCGGGACGGCTCACCTCGTCGAGTGCGTCTGCGAAGCGGTCAGGGAGGGCGGCGAGCGTGTCGGTGGCGGCGGGCAGCGGTGAGCCGAAGCGGGACGCGTCCTTCAGGACGGCGTGCATCATGCCGGTGAAGGCCTCCAGCCAGGTGTCTCCCTGCAGTCCGGGTACGGGTTGGGGGTAGCCGAACCGGGGGCCGGTGGCGGTGGCGGTGCGGGCGAGGGCCGAACCCAGTCGGTGGCGGAGTGCGGGCCGTCCGTCGGCGGGCAGATCCTCCCCCACCTCGCTCCACGTGCTGTCCGCGAGGAAGTCGAGCAGGAGCCATTCGCCGGGGTCGTCGGGACCGGCGGGTTCGTAGTGGAGGACCGTGGGGACGCTTACGCCCTTGGTGGCGGCGAGACGATGGAAGATCGTCTCGGTGCCCAGCAGCTGCCGTTCATGGGTGAGCGCGGGGGCTTCCGCCGAGGGTGCGGACTTGAGCACGAGGCGTCGGCCGTCCGCGAGTTCGAACAGGTGGACGCAGTTGTAGAGGCCGCCGGTCAGTGCCCGTCCGCCGGCCACGTCGACCGGGCCGAGCGCGCGACGGAGCCTGTGCACGGCGCGTTCGTAGGTGGTGCCGGAGGGCTTGGCGGGGGCGTTCACCGCGCACCGCCGACTGGTACGTGCCCGGCCGGGCGGGCATGGGCGGCGGCGCTGCGCGCCCGTAGGGGCCCGGGTATCGGGGGCCGTCGGGCCCGGGGCGACCGGAGTGTCGCGGACCGACTTTGTGCGCGTTGTGCGGTACAGGCACCGTTGTGCCGCACGTGACCCTCCGTCCATCGAGTCGCTTCAACCGGCCACTGCAGGAAGCGGTTGACAGTTTTTCAGGGCCGACGGGGCGGCACCAGGGCTTTCCTCCGTGTCGAAGCGCTTCGTGGGCAGGTGCGGCGATCCCGCGCGTCGCCGTCGTGGTGGCCTGCTCCCGGCCCGTGTGCGGGAGCGTCGCCGGCGCCTGCGATCCCGCGCCGGCACCCCAGTGCGCTCTGTTCCTCGGTTCCGCGTCGTGGGCACCTTTGTGTCCTCGCGTGGGCGTGTCTGCGTCGCATGGGCGCGCGAGGCGAAGACGATCTCACCATGGCACCCGCAGGATGCGCGGGAGTCGTTTTTCGTATGGAACAAGGAGATCGCCATGGCCACCGGCACCGTGAAGTGGTTCAACCCGGAGAAGGGCTTCGGCTTCATCGAGCAGGACGGCGGCGGGCCGGACGTGTTCGTCCATTACTCGGCCATCGCCAGTACCGGATTCCGTGAGCTGTTCGAGGGGCAGAAGGTGCAGTTCGACGTGACACAGGGGCCCAAGGGGCCCCAGGCGGAGAACGTCACACCCGCCTGACCACCCTTCCGCCGCCGCTCCTGGCCGTCAGCGGTCCGCCCGCGCCCAGTCGGTGAAGAGCGGGTACCGGGTCGGCCGGCTGCCGGGGCCGGAGTGTGCCGGCGTGCCTCCGCCTGCCGCTGTGTCGTGATGACCTCGGTGACCGATGCGGTGCTCCACTTCCCCGGCTCCACGGGGGCCGGTTGCCGGCTCGTCCGCGCGGGCCGGGGCGCCGGCCACCGGGGTCTGCGCCCGGTGGGTGAGAGCAGTTCGCGGCGCGAGTGGAATCACCGGCCCGGCGGGGCGGGGACGCCGTAGGTTCCCAGGCATGGTGCATGTACTCGGCAGCAGGGTTTTGCTGCGTCCGACGGATCCGGACCGTTCCCGCGCCTTCTACGGCGGGGCGTTGGGGCTCGCCGTCAGTCGCGAGTTCGGGACGGGGCCGGAGCGGGGCACGGTCTATTTCCTGGGCGGCGGGTTCCTGGAGGTCTCGGGGCGCTCCGAGAACCCGCCGGCGCCGGGCCTTGGGCTGTGGCTGCAGGTCGAGGACGTGCAGGCGGCGTTCGAGGAGCTGCGGGCAGCCGGGGTGGAGGTGCTGCGTGCTCCCGTGATGGAGCCCTGGGGGCTGATCGAGATGTGGATCGCGGACCCGGACGGGGTGCGTATCGCTGTCGTGGAGGTACCCGAGAACCATCCCTTGCGTTACCGCCCCTGAAGGTCCCGGGCCGGGGTGGTGTCAGGGTCGGCGGGCCGGGGAGGCGTTCCGCGTGCCGGTGGTTCAGGTGGTGCGGTGCACGGCGACGGTGGCGGAGCGCGGGCGGCCGTTCCTGCTGTGGTCCGGCCAGTTGCTGACGGCGCGGGGGTTGTCCGGGCCGGGGGCGCCCCAGCGTGCCGTGCGCTCCCCCGGGTGCTGGATGTTGACGAACAGTGTCTGTCCGTCCGGGGTGCTGGTGACGCCGGTGACCTCGGCGCCGCGTGGGGCGGTGAGGAAACGGCGGACCTCCTTGGTGGTGGGGTCGGCGGCCAGCAGGGCGTTGTTCCCGGCCGTCCGGTGGATGTCGTCGGGGC
Coding sequences within:
- a CDS encoding phosphotransferase family protein, which produces MNAPAKPSGTTYERAVHRLRRALGPVDVAGGRALTGGLYNCVHLFELADGRRLVLKSAPSAEAPALTHERQLLGTETIFHRLAATKGVSVPTVLHYEPAGPDDPGEWLLLDFLADSTWSEVGEDLPADGRPALRHRLGSALARTATATGPRFGYPQPVPGLQGDTWLEAFTGMMHAVLKDASRFGSPLPAATDTLAALPDRFADALDEVSRPALVHFDAWEGNVILTRDGDGGWRFGGLIDGERAFFGDPLAELVGLDPLGAAEDDPDLMAGYRSVTSDLPTTTPAARSRLALYRIYLALIMRVESIPRAYGPEHSAWLRSWSTERITQQLAVLDRLAAGQRLPSP
- a CDS encoding cold-shock protein, with amino-acid sequence MATGTVKWFNPEKGFGFIEQDGGGPDVFVHYSAIASTGFRELFEGQKVQFDVTQGPKGPQAENVTPA
- a CDS encoding VOC family protein, yielding MVHVLGSRVLLRPTDPDRSRAFYGGALGLAVSREFGTGPERGTVYFLGGGFLEVSGRSENPPAPGLGLWLQVEDVQAAFEELRAAGVEVLRAPVMEPWGLIEMWIADPDGVRIAVVEVPENHPLRYRP